Proteins from a single region of Geothrix sp. PMB-07:
- a CDS encoding IS3 family transposase (programmed frameshift): MQAKQFSEEQIIRALKRHEAGEKVPDLCRDLGISKQTFHRWKAKFGGMEVSDARRLKQLEQENAQLLRLLGKRELEIEGMKHLLFKKMVRSGARKQAVRELVQGQFVSERRACILLGVTRSAYRRPSTRVDWTELRKRLIELAGERKRFGYRRLHMLLRREAFPVNVKRIYRLYKEEGLSVRKRIRKRLKGGMRRELRVPTRPNEQWAMDFTSDALADGRSIRTLNVVDTFTRECLAIEVDTSLPSLRVARVLERIIDERGRPEILVTDNGPEFTSRIFDQWRHQQGIEHHLIQPGKPMQNGTCESFNGRFRDECLNEHWFASLREVRIITEDWRHDYNHYRPHGPLGGITPIEAARRWDSLQSPTAPSANPNEILFNPVGSS, encoded by the exons TTGCAGGCCAAACAATTTTCAGAGGAACAGATCATCCGAGCATTGAAACGGCATGAGGCTGGAGAGAAGGTTCCGGATTTATGCCGTGATTTGGGGATTTCCAAACAAACATTCCACCGATGGAAGGCGAAGTTTGGGGGGATGGAGGTCTCTGACGCTCGTCGGCTGAAGCAACTGGAGCAGGAGAATGCGCAGCTGCTGCGGCTCTTGGGAAAGCGGGAGTTGGAGATTGAGGGGATGAAGCACCTTCTAT TCAAAAAAATGGTGAGGTCCGGCGCACGAAAGCAGGCCGTTCGAGAGCTGGTGCAAGGCCAGTTCGTGAGCGAGCGCCGGGCCTGCATCCTGCTCGGGGTGACGAGATCGGCTTACCGCCGACCGAGCACCCGCGTGGATTGGACGGAGCTACGCAAGCGGTTGATAGAGCTGGCTGGGGAACGGAAGCGGTTCGGCTATCGGCGGCTGCATATGCTGCTTCGCCGGGAGGCCTTCCCCGTGAATGTGAAGCGGATCTACCGGCTCTACAAGGAGGAGGGCCTGTCGGTTCGGAAACGAATTCGAAAGCGGCTAAAGGGGGGAATGCGGAGAGAACTGCGAGTTCCGACCCGGCCGAATGAGCAATGGGCCATGGACTTCACCTCGGATGCCCTGGCCGATGGCCGTTCGATCCGGACACTGAACGTTGTGGATACCTTCACGCGGGAATGCCTGGCCATTGAAGTGGACACAAGTCTTCCCAGCCTTCGGGTGGCTCGAGTGCTGGAACGGATCATTGATGAGCGGGGCCGCCCAGAGATCCTTGTAACGGACAATGGTCCCGAGTTCACCAGTCGAATCTTCGATCAGTGGCGCCACCAACAAGGCATCGAGCACCATCTCATCCAACCCGGAAAGCCGATGCAAAACGGGACCTGCGAGAGTTTTAACGGACGGTTCAGAGACGAATGCCTCAATGAGCATTGGTTCGCCAGCCTGCGAGAAGTTCGAATCATCACGGAAGACTGGCGTCATGATTACAATCACTACAGGCCCCATGGCCCTCTGGGCGGAATAACTCCCATCGAAGCAGCGCGTCGTTGGGATTCACTCCAGTCGCCTACGGCTCCTTCCGCGAATCCCAACGAGATCCTTTTCAACCCAGTAGGCTCATCCTGA
- a CDS encoding HAMP domain-containing sensor histidine kinase, producing MSVFSVPYTPAVYNLFENIWLRNLNLRNLHAFRDDTFRYIHGMLIIKNIHFLMGITARERAGFEAVVDHFWRSVNHYNEFANRIQRLWIGFTNGLYRLNDLTELISSPSPYSVVLSLPAVDVFAHLENLNFLQGMLMPLRIFSPRVQYIVKGIGSQSTEMIIGNMPNIMNLQMSGYRFLACLTMDGISGHSFASRLQQKSYNRLALQALGVISVLATLIVVWRWRITILQKRNHSLEIEVGRRTERLLQKNREIEDAHTQIRKTLEARIQHTLGIVHDLRGPLTSISLIVQSIDGETVVFNDRMLGIIKMEAKRLEQLAGRLLDASRLQHVLPASRLRLIVPSQAIEGLVDGFKIRAEAVGIRFHYQETPSSRDVRILGDPLGPVFKVKKGKWT from the coding sequence ATGAGTGTGTTCTCGGTTCCGTATACTCCGGCGGTCTATAACTTATTTGAAAACATATGGCTGCGTAACCTTAATTTGAGGAATTTGCACGCCTTTAGGGACGATACTTTCCGGTATATTCACGGTATGCTGATCATTAAGAATATTCATTTCCTAATGGGCATTACGGCTCGGGAGAGAGCGGGCTTTGAGGCTGTTGTGGATCATTTTTGGCGATCCGTGAATCATTATAATGAATTCGCTAACAGAATTCAGAGACTTTGGATTGGGTTTACTAACGGACTCTACCGCCTAAATGACCTTACTGAACTGATTTCATCACCCTCTCCTTATTCAGTGGTTCTGTCGCTGCCAGCAGTAGATGTTTTTGCTCACCTCGAGAATTTAAACTTCCTCCAAGGCATGCTCATGCCACTGCGTATTTTTAGCCCTCGTGTTCAATATATTGTTAAGGGAATTGGCAGCCAGTCAACTGAGATGATTATCGGCAATATGCCTAATATAATGAATTTGCAAATGAGCGGGTACCGCTTTTTAGCCTGTTTGACCATGGATGGAATCAGTGGACATTCATTCGCGTCACGATTACAACAGAAGTCATACAACCGGCTCGCATTACAAGCACTAGGAGTGATATCAGTTCTTGCCACTTTGATTGTTGTATGGCGGTGGAGAATTACGATTCTTCAGAAGAGGAACCACTCTCTTGAGATTGAGGTTGGCCGTCGTACTGAACGCTTGCTTCAAAAAAACAGGGAAATAGAAGACGCGCACACACAAATCCGAAAAACACTTGAGGCACGAATTCAACATACACTTGGGATTGTCCATGATCTACGTGGACCTCTTACTTCAATTTCGCTAATTGTACAAAGCATAGATGGTGAGACTGTTGTATTTAATGATCGTATGCTTGGTATTATCAAAATGGAGGCGAAACGTTTGGAACAGTTGGCGGGTCGACTCCTTGATGCTTCGAGATTACAGCATGTATTACCAGCCTCGAGGTTACGCCTTATAGTGCCTTCACAAGCTATCGAGGGATTAGTTGATGGTTTTAAAATTCGGGCAGAAGCAGTTGGGATACGTTTTCACTATCAAGAAACACCTTCGTCTAGGGATGTTCGCATATTGGGTGACCCACTAGGGCCTGTTTTCAAAGTCAAGAAAGGCAAATGGACGTAA
- a CDS encoding IS3 family transposase, whose product MSGASQRKEGAAYLTATGFSQRRAARAMGLSRSYVRYSRRVKLDGLDERIVQLAHANPRYGHRRVWALLRRLQLRVNLKRVHRVFKAHGLQVRRRPKKHLRTGQHVPMKSGYPNQVWSYDFVHDSCLNGEVVKCLTLTDEFTKEALVIEVASSFKAEEVMQVLKRLFQTRGWPAFLRSDNGPEFIAHDLQVWLMATGAQTFYIPPGSPWANGVAESFNSKFRDECLNMEAFSSLAEAKVIVEAWRRRYNEERPHSSLGYLTPTEFRCTIELAQLGLPATGALPPDPRDLSLWAPPVEANALTEKARAFPLANTVLTCPRD is encoded by the coding sequence ATGAGTGGCGCGTCGCAGCGAAAGGAGGGGGCGGCATACCTGACGGCCACCGGCTTCTCCCAGCGGCGCGCTGCCCGGGCCATGGGCCTGAGCCGTTCCTATGTCCGGTATTCACGCCGGGTGAAACTGGATGGGCTGGACGAGCGGATCGTCCAGCTTGCCCATGCCAACCCCCGCTATGGCCACCGGCGCGTCTGGGCCCTCCTGAGGCGGCTCCAGCTCCGGGTGAACCTGAAACGGGTCCACCGGGTTTTCAAAGCCCATGGCCTCCAGGTCCGGCGGCGTCCCAAAAAGCACCTCCGGACCGGCCAGCATGTGCCGATGAAATCCGGGTATCCCAACCAGGTCTGGTCCTACGACTTCGTCCACGACAGCTGCCTGAACGGCGAGGTCGTGAAGTGCCTGACGCTCACCGACGAGTTTACGAAGGAGGCGTTGGTCATCGAAGTGGCCTCCTCCTTCAAGGCCGAGGAGGTCATGCAGGTCCTCAAACGCTTGTTCCAGACCCGGGGATGGCCCGCATTCCTGCGCAGTGACAACGGCCCCGAGTTCATCGCCCATGACCTCCAGGTCTGGCTGATGGCCACCGGTGCCCAGACCTTCTACATCCCCCCGGGCTCGCCCTGGGCCAACGGCGTGGCCGAGAGCTTCAACAGCAAGTTCCGGGACGAATGCCTGAACATGGAGGCCTTCTCCAGCCTGGCTGAGGCCAAGGTCATCGTCGAAGCCTGGCGCCGTCGCTACAACGAGGAGCGCCCGCACAGCAGCCTGGGCTACCTCACCCCAACCGAGTTCCGCTGCACCATTGAACTGGCTCAGCTCGGTCTCCCTGCGACGGGGGCTCTGCCCCCGGACCCCCGGGATTTATCGCTTTGGGCACCCCCGGTGGAGGCCAACGCCCTGACAGAAAAGGCCAGGGCGTTTCCCCTGGCCAACACCGTCCTGACGTGCCCCCGAGATTAG
- a CDS encoding HAMP domain-containing sensor histidine kinase has protein sequence MVGNALKFTKEGSIEVHSWERDGKWILETRDTGRGMKPEEIATIFQAFTQAQAGDLIEGWGLGLSIVKGLVDQHSGNIEVDSQPGFGTAFRVIIPIP, from the coding sequence TTGGTCGGAAATGCATTAAAATTCACAAAGGAAGGTTCCATTGAGGTGCATTCCTGGGAACGGGATGGTAAATGGATCCTAGAAACCCGTGACACCGGGCGAGGTATGAAACCTGAAGAAATTGCCACCATTTTTCAGGCCTTTACTCAGGCTCAAGCCGGGGATTTGATTGAGGGCTGGGGCCTTGGTTTGAGTATTGTCAAGGGACTTGTCGATCAACATTCTGGGAATATTGAAGTGGACAGTCAGCCTGGATTCGGAACAGCTTTCCGAGTGATAATCCCCATACCTTGA
- a CDS encoding transposase, whose product MGDAHGNPVDFVLTPGQSHESKQLGSLLMGREAGAVLGDRAYDGKSCWDQIASIGAEAVVPPHPCRKDPAAFDKHFYKARHAVENLFAKLNNTEASLPVTTKPCATTAPWSPLPVSLPGSDFENTP is encoded by the coding sequence ATCGGGGATGCCCACGGCAACCCCGTCGATTTCGTGCTGACACCAGGCCAGTCGCACGAGAGCAAGCAACTCGGAAGCCTATTAATGGGCCGGGAGGCCGGGGCTGTTCTCGGTGATCGTGCCTACGACGGAAAGTCCTGCTGGGATCAGATCGCGTCTATTGGAGCAGAGGCAGTTGTTCCACCTCATCCATGCAGGAAGGATCCAGCCGCCTTCGATAAGCATTTCTACAAGGCCCGCCACGCCGTCGAGAACCTGTTCGCGAAGCTCAACAATACCGAAGCCTCGCTACCCGTTACGACAAAACCATGCGCAACTACAGCGCCATGGTCGCCATTGCCTGTGTCCTTACCTGGCTCCGACTTTGAAAACACACCCTAG
- a CDS encoding IS5 family transposase (programmed frameshift) — protein MARTFLTERMWARLEPLLPSEQGGMGRPRLDNRPIVEAILWKHRTGAPWRDLPESFGPWNTVFTRFNRWNRSGVWQRVLEALRGEADCEWVMVDGTVIRAHQHAAGAKGGPTFQGLGRSRGGFSTKVHLIGDAHGNPVDFVLTPGQSHESKQLGSLLMGREAGAVLGDRAYDGKSCRDQIASIGAEAVVPPHPCRKDPAAFDKHFYKARHAVENLFAKLKQYRSLATRYDKTMRNYSAMVAIACVLTWLRL, from the exons GTGGCGAGAACTTTTCTGACTGAACGAATGTGGGCCAGGCTAGAGCCTCTGCTGCCGAGCGAGCAGGGTGGAATGGGGCGCCCTCGCCTGGACAATCGCCCCATCGTTGAAGCGATCCTCTGGAAGCACAGAACGGGAGCGCCCTGGAGAGATTTGCCTGAATCCTTCGGACCTTGGAACACGGTCTTCACGCGCTTCAATCGGTGGAATCGGAGCGGAGTCTGGCAGCGGGTCCTCGAAGCCCTTCGAGGTGAAGCGGATTGCGAATGGGTCATGGTCGACGGAACCGTTATCCGCGCCCATCAGCATGCGGCTGGTGCAAAAGGGGGACCTACAT TCCAAGGGCTTGGCCGCTCGCGCGGCGGTTTCTCGACCAAAGTCCACCTGATCGGGGATGCCCACGGCAACCCCGTCGATTTCGTGCTGACACCAGGCCAGTCGCACGAGAGCAAGCAACTCGGAAGCCTATTAATGGGCCGGGAGGCCGGGGCTGTTCTCGGTGATCGTGCCTACGACGGAAAGTCCTGCCGGGATCAGATCGCGTCTATTGGAGCAGAGGCAGTTGTTCCACCTCATCCATGCAGGAAGGATCCAGCCGCCTTCGATAAGCATTTCTACAAGGCCCGCCACGCCGTCGAGAACCTGTTCGCGAAGCTCAAACAATACCGAAGCCTCGCTACCCGTTACGACAAAACCATGCGCAACTACAGCGCCATGGTCGCCATTGCCTGTGTCCTTACCTGGCTCCGACTTTGA
- a CDS encoding PfkB family carbohydrate kinase: MRRTDCSIAIQFDYLHSLATPRVNPPLHKITLHTPLIVDGEVILRFGFLEGSAIVQGKRVVYDPQSPFNAEPFWNNGSVAESLVIVANESETIQLGHEPDALSSARKITREHSNTAVIVKMGSRGCYVVTKSDETLIPAYQTGRVYGIGSGDIFSTAIALCWGRDEKDLVDAATFASMAAARYCHTRSLSLIQHAELLKTGLSPVLPIDPGHKVYLAGPFFNIAQRWLVEETRDQLMKQGLNVFSPLHDVGIGPGLDIAEKDLRGLEECDRVLALLDGADLGTVFEIGYARKLGIPVIALVQQLTDEQLKMVLGSGCEIAPDLATAIYRTAWSKKG; the protein is encoded by the coding sequence TTGAGGCGGACAGATTGTTCAATCGCTATTCAGTTCGACTATCTACATAGCCTGGCGACTCCAAGAGTAAACCCACCTCTCCACAAAATCACCTTGCACACTCCATTAATCGTCGATGGAGAAGTCATCCTGCGCTTCGGATTTCTTGAGGGATCCGCAATAGTTCAAGGGAAGCGGGTGGTCTATGATCCACAGTCACCTTTTAACGCAGAGCCGTTCTGGAACAATGGCTCTGTGGCTGAGAGCCTCGTCATCGTGGCGAATGAATCCGAGACCATACAACTCGGTCATGAACCTGATGCCCTCTCATCTGCAAGAAAAATCACGCGTGAGCACAGCAATACAGCTGTCATCGTCAAGATGGGAAGTCGAGGGTGCTACGTCGTTACGAAATCCGATGAGACTCTTATCCCTGCCTACCAGACGGGAAGAGTCTATGGCATTGGGTCTGGGGACATTTTTAGTACTGCGATCGCCTTATGTTGGGGACGTGATGAAAAGGATCTCGTTGATGCTGCGACATTCGCATCGATGGCTGCCGCTCGTTACTGCCATACTCGATCCCTTTCTTTGATTCAGCACGCGGAACTACTTAAAACTGGACTGAGCCCCGTACTTCCCATCGATCCAGGTCATAAGGTTTATCTAGCTGGCCCCTTCTTCAACATTGCACAGCGCTGGCTTGTAGAAGAGACACGCGATCAGCTGATGAAACAGGGACTGAATGTATTCTCTCCTCTTCATGATGTAGGAATTGGCCCTGGATTGGACATAGCAGAGAAGGATCTTCGTGGCCTGGAGGAATGTGATCGAGTTCTCGCCTTGTTAGACGGCGCAGATCTAGGAACCGTATTTGAGATTGGTTATGCACGGAAGCTGGGGATCCCCGTCATTGCCTTGGTTCAACAACTTACTGATGAGCAACTCAAAATGGTTCTCGGGAGTGGCTGTGAAATTGCCCCCGATCTAGCCACGGCCATCTATCGGACAGCATGGAGTAAGAAGGGCTAA
- a CDS encoding IS5 family transposase — MWARLEPLLPSEQGGMGRPRLDNRPIVEAILWKHRTGAPWRDLPESFGPWNTVFTRFNWWNRSGVWQRVLEALRGEADCEWVMVDGTVIRAHQHAAGAKGGPTSKGLAARAAVSRPKST, encoded by the coding sequence ATGTGGGCCAGGCTAGAGCCTCTGCTGCCGAGCGAGCAGGGTGGAATGGGGCGCCCTCGCCTGGACAATCGCCCCATCGTTGAAGCGATCCTCTGGAAGCACAGAACGGGAGCGCCCTGGAGAGATTTGCCTGAATCCTTCGGACCTTGGAACACGGTCTTCACGCGCTTCAATTGGTGGAATCGGAGCGGAGTCTGGCAGCGGGTCCTCGAAGCCCTTCGAGGTGAAGCGGATTGCGAATGGGTCATGGTCGACGGAACCGTTATCCGCGCCCATCAGCATGCGGCTGGTGCAAAAGGGGGACCTACATCCAAGGGCTTGGCCGCTCGCGCGGCGGTTTCTCGACCAAAGTCCACCTGA
- a CDS encoding LytTR family DNA-binding domain-containing protein, which produces MSLKALIADDEPIARQRLVRLLMEADCEVIGEVKSGYELITWAPKMSEIDALFLDVQMPGLTSFEALAELPNFPRVVFITAYTHYTLQAFELAAIDYIIKPVTAERLSKTLVRLSKLNHNKPETNIQSNDTKISPLREHKIAIKAGSGLLFVDIKRVSYFEVDSDTVYAITTDKFRTTWRTLKEVELSLPEEKLIRIHRHLLIRPNMIIGFRLGIGGRGKIKMVGGSELLVSRKSLPLIKSALGL; this is translated from the coding sequence ATGTCACTCAAAGCTCTAATTGCCGACGATGAGCCCATTGCAAGACAACGACTAGTACGATTGCTAATGGAGGCCGATTGCGAAGTAATCGGTGAAGTAAAAAGTGGCTATGAACTAATCACCTGGGCCCCAAAAATGTCAGAAATAGATGCATTATTTTTAGATGTTCAAATGCCCGGCTTAACTTCATTCGAGGCCCTTGCAGAGCTACCAAATTTCCCTCGCGTTGTTTTTATAACAGCATATACGCATTACACATTGCAGGCCTTTGAGCTCGCGGCCATCGATTACATTATTAAACCGGTCACAGCCGAGCGCCTCTCAAAAACCCTAGTCAGGCTATCTAAACTAAACCATAACAAACCAGAAACCAACATTCAAAGCAATGACACTAAAATTTCACCTCTTCGGGAGCACAAAATTGCTATCAAGGCTGGTAGTGGATTGCTGTTTGTCGATATAAAACGAGTTTCATATTTTGAAGTAGATTCTGACACCGTTTATGCGATAACTACAGACAAATTCCGAACCACGTGGAGAACTCTCAAAGAGGTAGAACTTTCCCTTCCCGAGGAGAAGCTTATTCGAATTCATCGCCATTTATTGATAAGGCCCAATATGATTATTGGCTTCCGACTTGGAATCGGAGGGCGTGGAAAAATCAAGATGGTGGGAGGTTCCGAGTTACTGGTAAGTCGAAAGTCATTACCGCTTATTAAATCCGCTTTAGGACTATAG
- a CDS encoding sensor histidine kinase: MTTPDITTIFIERSRQPIVLGITILITFVIFYFELKTSSFNYRFLFKFIIRFLLLIFHIHALALFSPLPWLWSGDSSLRPSLLKGFTQSLIFSSAIFLINLLRSYTSIKELTIIIQTYSKSNTQAKATAISICISILMILVYCAIGYILARFELLRLLKNKAHAQASEVAWAPLNAQVTPHMLLNCLNGIIELMNSSPIDGYEAMIKLVEFHRLFEKLSTRRRIPISLEYELLLKYIEVEKIRYKSNLNIEIAIDPATREIQIPPLIIQQLLENAIKHGDFDRHGIKQIKVSIIYRESQITSEIINLSLAPFGSHGNGIGLMNIKGRLQIAYEGLANFKIEHLDGWVYAKISFPRTI, encoded by the coding sequence ATGACTACACCTGACATAACTACAATATTTATAGAAAGAAGCAGGCAGCCAATCGTTTTGGGGATTACAATTTTAATTACATTTGTAATTTTTTATTTTGAATTGAAAACAAGTTCATTTAATTATAGGTTTTTATTCAAATTTATAATAAGGTTCTTATTATTGATATTTCACATACATGCGTTAGCTTTATTTTCCCCCCTCCCATGGCTTTGGAGCGGGGACAGTTCTTTACGCCCCAGTCTACTCAAAGGCTTCACACAAAGTTTAATTTTTTCATCAGCAATTTTTCTTATAAACCTACTTCGCAGTTATACCTCAATAAAAGAACTTACAATTATCATCCAAACATACTCAAAATCCAATACACAAGCGAAGGCAACAGCTATTTCAATATGTATATCAATACTCATGATTTTAGTATATTGTGCGATCGGCTATATTTTGGCACGTTTCGAACTATTAAGACTGCTAAAAAACAAAGCCCATGCTCAGGCCAGCGAAGTGGCATGGGCCCCACTAAATGCTCAGGTTACACCTCATATGTTACTAAACTGCCTTAATGGGATAATCGAATTAATGAATTCGAGCCCAATCGACGGTTATGAGGCTATGATAAAATTAGTTGAGTTCCATCGTCTTTTTGAAAAATTAAGCACTCGCAGACGCATACCGATTTCGCTAGAGTACGAGCTACTACTTAAATATATTGAAGTCGAAAAAATTCGTTACAAATCGAATTTAAATATTGAAATAGCGATTGATCCAGCAACACGTGAGATTCAAATTCCACCTTTGATTATTCAACAACTACTGGAAAATGCAATCAAGCACGGAGATTTCGATAGACATGGAATTAAACAGATAAAAGTATCCATTATATACAGAGAATCGCAAATAACGAGTGAAATTATCAATCTCTCCCTAGCCCCTTTTGGTTCGCATGGAAATGGAATCGGGCTCATGAACATTAAAGGTAGACTTCAAATAGCTTATGAGGGTCTTGCAAATTTTAAAATTGAACACCTAGACGGCTGGGTCTATGCTAAAATTTCGTTTCCGAGGACAATCTGA
- a CDS encoding transposase, producing MRTSKFTEEQIVGLLREAEKGEQTVDALCRARGITAQTFYRWRKKYGGVEVSDVRHMRQLEKENAQLKRLLAERELDIAALKTVLRKK from the coding sequence ATGAGGACAAGCAAGTTCACCGAGGAGCAGATCGTGGGGCTTCTCAGAGAGGCGGAGAAGGGGGAGCAGACGGTCGATGCCCTCTGCCGGGCCCGTGGGATCACGGCGCAGACCTTCTATCGATGGCGAAAGAAGTATGGCGGAGTCGAGGTTTCCGATGTCCGGCACATGCGGCAGCTTGAGAAGGAGAACGCCCAGCTCAAGCGCCTTCTGGCAGAACGGGAGCTGGATATCGCAGCCCTGAAAACGGTTCTCCGAAAAAAATGA
- a CDS encoding multiprotein-bridging factor 1 family protein — protein sequence MNPQTIASLVRRARKKHGWTQQELAAELGRGQSLISKYERGQVVPPGDVLISCMKLLETKGATKAPSPPLTEIIDRHLEAQSAAQLRTILKELILRFTR from the coding sequence ATGAACCCTCAGACCATTGCCTCACTCGTCCGCAGAGCCAGAAAGAAACATGGATGGACGCAGCAGGAACTTGCTGCGGAGTTGGGGCGCGGCCAGAGCCTCATCTCGAAATACGAGCGGGGACAAGTCGTCCCGCCTGGGGACGTTCTCATCAGTTGTATGAAGCTGCTGGAGACAAAAGGAGCAACGAAGGCTCCGAGCCCTCCCCTCACAGAAATCATTGATCGACATCTGGAGGCCCAATCAGCTGCTCAGCTTCGGACAATACTGAAGGAGCTGATTCTTCGATTCACTCGTTAA
- a CDS encoding methyl-accepting chemotaxis protein produces the protein MLANLRLGRRLGLAFSLLLLLLALSSGFAIFEFNSLGGTFNKVVNLYGKEDDLASNIEIEVQNIQLAIRTLLVAESAADIASSKAQINQSRQVYAEAIATLEKIVLSPEAKERLKKIEMGAISARQWNNKVLALIEQGNRKEAIALLMGDAKQANQAWMQDLQQLREFTGAQMKKRYEEGEAARQFSLMALIIIALTAIAFGIVASVFISRSITKPVDRFMSALYEVSNGDLSVEVSIESKDEIGQLGDLLNQTISKLRATIRSVADSAVSVASGATELSASSDQLAATTEEIARSGEVIHGATESVAAAVTEFSASVQQVAANVRVSIGHSEKAVEATSAGARTGESMAQGMTRIQQTTLNIAKAVQVIQDIARQTNLLSLNAAIEAAKAGAMGKGFSVVAEEVRKLAERSRQAAIEIEGLLGESQSAVAEGHEAVMDTKERLVSIQQAIGAMASMVLEIGSATDEQARTSGEVARRVDDVTREIGQNAAASHEMSASVQEIARTAQDLASVSESLSQILRGFKV, from the coding sequence ATGCTGGCAAACCTTAGGCTTGGGCGTCGCCTTGGACTCGCTTTTAGCTTGTTGTTGCTCCTCCTTGCCCTTAGTTCAGGGTTTGCCATTTTTGAGTTCAATAGCTTGGGAGGGACCTTTAACAAGGTGGTGAATTTGTACGGCAAAGAGGATGACCTTGCCAGCAATATCGAGATTGAGGTTCAGAACATCCAGCTAGCCATTCGGACATTGCTCGTGGCCGAGAGCGCTGCCGACATCGCTTCAAGCAAAGCCCAAATTAACCAGTCTCGTCAGGTGTATGCAGAGGCAATCGCAACGCTTGAAAAGATCGTTCTATCCCCTGAGGCCAAGGAACGCTTAAAAAAAATCGAAATGGGAGCCATCAGCGCGCGCCAGTGGAACAACAAGGTTCTGGCGTTAATCGAACAAGGGAATCGGAAGGAGGCCATCGCTCTCCTCATGGGCGACGCTAAACAAGCCAACCAGGCTTGGATGCAAGACCTTCAGCAACTGCGTGAGTTCACGGGCGCCCAGATGAAAAAGCGCTACGAGGAGGGTGAAGCCGCTCGCCAGTTCAGCCTCATGGCTCTGATAATCATCGCCCTCACGGCGATCGCTTTCGGCATAGTAGCTTCGGTCTTTATTTCAAGAAGCATCACCAAACCCGTGGATCGCTTCATGTCTGCACTGTATGAGGTCTCAAATGGAGACCTCTCTGTGGAGGTCTCTATTGAATCCAAGGACGAGATTGGCCAGTTGGGGGATTTGCTTAACCAAACGATTTCCAAGCTTCGCGCCACTATCAGATCGGTAGCGGACAGCGCCGTCTCTGTCGCCAGTGGAGCTACGGAGCTATCAGCATCCTCCGATCAACTAGCAGCGACCACGGAGGAGATTGCCCGGAGCGGGGAGGTCATCCACGGGGCGACCGAGTCTGTGGCGGCAGCCGTCACTGAGTTCTCAGCAAGCGTCCAGCAGGTTGCAGCAAACGTCCGAGTATCCATTGGCCATTCAGAAAAAGCCGTGGAGGCAACCAGTGCCGGCGCAAGAACGGGCGAGTCCATGGCCCAGGGTATGACTCGAATCCAACAAACCACTCTGAACATCGCAAAAGCTGTGCAGGTGATTCAAGATATCGCCCGGCAAACAAACTTACTAAGTCTTAATGCCGCGATTGAGGCTGCAAAGGCTGGGGCAATGGGAAAGGGATTCTCTGTCGTCGCTGAGGAGGTTCGGAAGCTGGCTGAACGAAGCCGGCAGGCAGCCATCGAGATCGAAGGCCTGCTCGGGGAGAGCCAGTCAGCGGTGGCGGAAGGACACGAGGCAGTCATGGATACAAAAGAGCGCCTTGTCAGTATTCAGCAGGCGATTGGGGCCATGGCAAGCATGGTCCTGGAGATTGGATCGGCCACAGATGAGCAGGCACGAACCTCTGGCGAAGTGGCGCGCCGCGTCGATGACGTGACACGTGAGATAGGCCAAAACGCCGCAGCCAGCCACGAAATGTCTGCGTCAGTCCAAGAGATCGCCCGAACAGCCCAGGATCTTGCTTCGGTGTCGGAAAGCCTATCCCAAATTCTGAGGGGGTTTAAAGTTTAG